One Parageobacillus sp. KH3-4 genomic region harbors:
- a CDS encoding cytochrome c oxidase subunit II: MHMHKYEKIWLAFGIGCLFVFLTVIGVSAFAEGNQPPSCLTTIDPEKVDQTPPFDKPGLVKTGDNEYQLNIVVSAFAFTPNQIEIPKGAKVTINVTSKDVIHGFEVAGTNINMMVEPGYINTLTKTFDKPGEYTILCNEYCGAGHHMMTGRIKVVE, from the coding sequence ATGCATATGCATAAATACGAAAAAATTTGGCTTGCGTTCGGCATCGGCTGTCTTTTTGTATTCTTAACCGTCATCGGCGTAAGCGCATTCGCCGAAGGCAATCAGCCGCCAAGCTGTTTGACGACCATCGATCCGGAAAAGGTAGACCAAACGCCGCCGTTTGACAAACCTGGATTAGTGAAAACCGGGGATAATGAGTACCAACTTAACATTGTCGTATCCGCCTTCGCGTTTACGCCAAACCAAATTGAAATCCCCAAAGGGGCAAAAGTGACAATCAATGTGACATCAAAAGATGTAATCCACGGTTTTGAAGTGGCTGGCACAAACATCAACATGATGGTAGAGCCCGGTTATATCAACACATTGACAAAGACGTTTGACAAACCGGGCGAATATACCATCCTTTGCAATGAATATTGCGGTGCCGGTCACCATATGATGACTGGACGAATTAAGGTGGTGGAGTAA
- a CDS encoding carboxypeptidase M32 produces the protein MIKKIEEQFLQYVKKMMSYNEAIQLMYWDLRTGAPKKGVEQRSEVIGVLSQEVFKMSTSEEMAAFIAELSPKNAYEQLSEITRYTLEECKKEYERNKKIPADEYKEYVVLQSKAESIWEEAKATADFSLFRPYLEKLVEFNKRFIEYWGYEGNPYNPLLDLYEPGITVDVLDEVFQKLREHIVPLVQEVVASPNKPETSFLFHPFPKEKQRAFSLELLRELGYDFAKGRLDETVHPFAIGLNPNDVRITTRYDERDFRTAIFGTIHECGHALYEQHISEALIGTPLCTGTSMGIHESQSLFYENFIARHYAYWKRNYPRLQRYAPEQFSGVSLDAFYRAINEAKPSLIRIEADELTYPLHIIVRYEIEKGLFNGTIEVKDLPEIWNDKYEEYLGIRPDNDAVGVLQDVHWSGGSFGYFPSYALGYMYAAQLKHAMLKDLPHFDELLEKGELSPIREWLTERVHRFGKTKKPLEILQDATGEGLNADYLIRHLEEKYKAIYQL, from the coding sequence ATGATCAAAAAAATAGAAGAACAGTTTTTACAATATGTAAAAAAAATGATGAGCTATAATGAAGCGATTCAATTAATGTATTGGGATCTACGAACAGGTGCCCCAAAAAAGGGAGTGGAACAACGTTCGGAAGTGATCGGCGTTCTTTCGCAAGAAGTGTTTAAAATGTCCACATCGGAAGAAATGGCCGCTTTCATCGCCGAATTGTCGCCAAAAAACGCGTATGAGCAGCTTTCGGAAATCACTCGTTATACGTTAGAAGAATGCAAAAAAGAATACGAGCGAAACAAAAAAATTCCGGCGGATGAATATAAAGAATACGTCGTGCTGCAATCGAAAGCGGAAAGCATATGGGAAGAAGCGAAGGCAACGGCGGATTTTTCCCTGTTTCGCCCGTATTTAGAAAAATTGGTGGAATTCAATAAGCGATTTATTGAATATTGGGGATATGAAGGCAATCCGTACAATCCGCTTCTTGATTTATATGAGCCTGGAATAACGGTGGATGTGCTGGACGAAGTGTTTCAGAAGCTGCGCGAACATATTGTTCCGCTTGTGCAAGAAGTTGTCGCGTCTCCAAACAAGCCGGAAACGTCGTTTTTGTTCCATCCGTTTCCGAAAGAAAAGCAACGTGCTTTCAGTCTGGAATTATTGCGAGAGCTTGGCTATGATTTTGCGAAAGGCCGGTTGGATGAAACGGTCCATCCGTTTGCGATTGGCCTCAATCCGAACGATGTCCGGATTACGACGCGGTATGATGAGCGCGATTTTCGCACCGCCATCTTTGGAACGATTCATGAGTGCGGCCATGCTTTATACGAACAGCATATTTCAGAAGCGTTGATCGGAACGCCGCTATGTACGGGCACATCGATGGGCATTCATGAGTCGCAGTCGCTATTTTACGAAAACTTTATCGCCCGCCATTATGCATATTGGAAACGAAATTATCCGCGTTTGCAGCGGTATGCTCCTGAACAGTTTTCCGGCGTGTCCCTCGACGCGTTTTATCGCGCGATTAATGAAGCAAAACCGTCGCTTATTCGCATCGAGGCCGATGAATTGACGTATCCGCTGCACATTATTGTTCGTTATGAAATCGAAAAAGGATTGTTTAATGGAACGATCGAGGTAAAAGATCTGCCGGAGATTTGGAACGATAAATACGAGGAATATCTCGGCATCCGACCAGACAATGACGCTGTCGGCGTATTGCAAGATGTCCATTGGTCTGGCGGCAGCTTCGGCTACTTCCCGTCTTATGCGCTCGGCTATATGTATGCCGCACAGCTCAAGCATGCGATGCTAAAGGACTTGCCGCATTTCGACGAATTGCTTGAAAAAGGGGAACTGTCGCCGATTCGCGAATGGCTGACGGAGCGGGTGCATCGTTTCGGGAAAACGAAAAAGCCGCTGGAAATTTTACAAGACGCAACGGGGGAAGGATTAAACGCTGACTATCTCATTCGCCATTTAGAAGAAAAATATAAAGCGATATATCAGTTATAA
- a CDS encoding b(o/a)3-type cytochrome-c oxidase subunit 1 has translation MMGETMKVDRRDAKLALAHLYVAFIALGLGGLAGLLQTLVRSGKFNLPSGISYYTILTTHGVLLGLVLTTFFIIGFQFAAVSRTSGTFSDRVRFWGWVGFWTMTIGTAMTAFFILTGQASVLYTFYAPLQAHAGFYLGLTLLVVGSWISGFAIFAHYARWKKQNPGKASPLLTFMSVTNMILWLVCTLGVAATVLVQLLPWSLGITDRINILVSRTLFWYFGHPLVYFWLLPAYMIWYVVIPKVIGGKIFSDSLARLAFLLFLFFSIPVGFHHQLLEPGITPFWKYVQVILTFMVVIPSLMTAFAMFATFESYGRSKGATGLFGWLRTLPWGDARFFAPFVGMVFFIPAGTGGIINASHQLDQVVHNTIWVTGHFHLTVATTVVLTFFGAAYWLIPHLSGRVMTKAMNRLAIIQTVVWAIGMTFMSGAMHFAGLLGAPRRSAFSTYGNSPQALEWIPYQIAQAVGGTILFIGIILVLVIVTNLAFFAPKGETEFPVAEAAEPAERAALAMENWKLWIGITVALILVAYTIPFVDMIQNAPPGSKGYKLW, from the coding sequence ATGATGGGAGAAACAATGAAAGTAGACCGTCGTGACGCAAAATTGGCGCTGGCGCATCTATATGTCGCATTTATCGCGCTTGGATTGGGCGGATTGGCAGGATTATTGCAAACATTGGTGCGTTCGGGAAAATTTAATTTGCCGTCGGGCATTAGCTATTATACGATTTTAACGACACACGGCGTATTGCTTGGCCTTGTCTTAACAACATTCTTTATTATCGGCTTTCAATTCGCTGCAGTAAGCCGGACGTCCGGAACGTTTTCCGATCGCGTCCGTTTTTGGGGCTGGGTTGGTTTCTGGACGATGACCATTGGCACGGCAATGACAGCGTTTTTCATTTTAACAGGGCAAGCTTCTGTCCTTTATACATTTTACGCGCCATTGCAAGCACATGCCGGCTTTTATCTTGGTTTAACGCTCTTGGTCGTTGGCAGCTGGATTAGCGGCTTTGCCATTTTCGCTCACTATGCTCGTTGGAAAAAACAGAATCCTGGCAAAGCAAGCCCGCTTCTTACATTTATGTCTGTAACAAATATGATTTTATGGCTTGTTTGCACATTAGGTGTTGCCGCAACCGTTTTGGTTCAATTGCTGCCGTGGTCGCTCGGCATCACCGACCGAATCAACATTTTAGTCAGCCGGACGTTGTTCTGGTATTTCGGGCACCCGCTCGTCTATTTCTGGCTGCTTCCAGCTTATATGATTTGGTATGTCGTCATTCCAAAAGTGATCGGCGGAAAAATTTTCTCTGATTCGTTAGCGCGTTTAGCGTTTTTATTGTTCCTGTTCTTCTCGATTCCTGTCGGATTCCACCATCAATTGCTTGAACCGGGCATTACGCCGTTTTGGAAATACGTGCAAGTGATCTTAACATTTATGGTTGTCATTCCATCGTTAATGACTGCATTTGCAATGTTCGCGACATTTGAATCATACGGGCGCTCCAAAGGCGCGACTGGGCTGTTTGGCTGGCTTCGCACACTTCCTTGGGGAGATGCGCGCTTTTTCGCGCCGTTCGTCGGAATGGTGTTTTTTATTCCTGCTGGCACGGGCGGAATCATTAACGCTTCCCACCAATTAGACCAAGTCGTCCATAATACGATTTGGGTAACAGGGCATTTCCATTTGACCGTAGCAACGACCGTTGTACTGACGTTCTTTGGCGCCGCATACTGGCTCATTCCACATTTAAGCGGTCGCGTCATGACAAAAGCGATGAACCGCCTTGCCATTATTCAAACGGTCGTATGGGCGATCGGCATGACGTTTATGTCTGGAGCGATGCATTTTGCTGGATTGCTTGGGGCGCCGCGTCGTTCGGCATTTTCCACCTACGGGAACTCGCCGCAAGCGCTCGAGTGGATTCCATATCAAATCGCCCAAGCGGTCGGCGGAACGATTTTATTCATCGGCATTATTTTAGTGCTTGTGATTGTCACGAACTTAGCGTTTTTCGCACCAAAAGGGGAAACAGAGTTTCCGGTCGCCGAAGCGGCAGAACCGGCGGAACGCGCAGCGCTTGCGATGGAAAACTGGAAATTATGGATTGGAATTACCGTGGCGCTCATTTTAGTCGCTTACACGATCCCGTTTGTCGATATGATTCAAAATGCGCCGCCGGGTTCAAAAGGATATAAACTATGGTAA
- a CDS encoding nucleobase:cation symporter-2 family protein has product MKPFQLGSLGVQHVLAMYAGAIIVPLIVGGALQLTSTQLTYLVAIDLFTCGVATLLQVWKNKFFGIGLPVMLGCTFTAVGPMIAIGKQYGLPAVYGAIIAAGLFVVIIAKYFSKLRVLFPPIVTGSVVTIIGLTLIPAAMNNMAGGQGAEDFGDIHNIALSFGVLLFIVVLYRFFTGFIRSIAILLGMVAGTIAAAFMGKVDVSAVTEASWVHVPHIFYFGVPTFNGTAILTMVLVAIVSLVESTGVYFALGDICDRNLSEKDLANGYRAEGVAMIIGGLFNAFPYTTYSQNVGLVQLSGVKTRRVIYAAGIMLIMLGLVPKIAAIATIIPAPVLGGAMLAMFGMVIAYGIKMLSQVEFASQENLFIIACSVGMGLGVTAVPDLFAELPASIRILTDSGIVAGSVTAIVLNILFHVIPNKKRIKPASSAYQQQVS; this is encoded by the coding sequence ATGAAACCATTCCAATTAGGCTCATTAGGGGTTCAACATGTACTTGCCATGTATGCAGGAGCGATCATCGTTCCGCTCATTGTCGGAGGGGCGCTGCAGCTTACGAGCACACAGCTGACGTATTTAGTGGCGATAGACTTGTTTACATGCGGTGTTGCGACGCTGCTTCAAGTATGGAAAAATAAATTTTTCGGCATCGGTTTGCCTGTCATGTTAGGATGCACGTTTACCGCGGTTGGCCCGATGATTGCGATCGGCAAGCAGTATGGGTTGCCTGCGGTGTATGGGGCGATTATTGCGGCGGGATTATTCGTTGTTATTATTGCGAAATATTTTAGTAAATTGCGTGTTTTGTTTCCGCCGATTGTTACCGGATCGGTCGTTACTATTATCGGACTTACGCTGATTCCGGCGGCGATGAATAATATGGCAGGCGGGCAGGGAGCCGAGGATTTTGGGGATATTCACAATATCGCCCTTTCATTTGGAGTGCTTTTATTCATTGTTGTTTTATACCGATTCTTTACAGGGTTTATTCGCTCGATTGCTATTTTATTAGGGATGGTCGCTGGAACGATCGCGGCGGCATTTATGGGGAAAGTTGATGTCAGCGCGGTCACGGAAGCTTCGTGGGTTCACGTCCCCCATATTTTTTACTTTGGCGTGCCGACATTTAATGGGACAGCTATTTTGACAATGGTGCTAGTAGCGATCGTTAGTTTAGTCGAATCGACAGGAGTTTATTTTGCGCTCGGCGATATTTGTGACCGGAATTTATCGGAAAAAGATTTGGCAAACGGTTATCGTGCAGAAGGGGTGGCGATGATCATCGGCGGTTTGTTTAACGCGTTTCCGTATACGACATATTCGCAAAACGTCGGGCTTGTCCAGCTGTCGGGAGTCAAAACGCGCCGCGTCATTTATGCGGCGGGGATCATGCTGATTATGCTTGGATTGGTCCCGAAAATTGCCGCCATCGCCACGATTATTCCGGCGCCGGTGCTCGGCGGCGCGATGCTGGCGATGTTTGGCATGGTCATTGCCTACGGAATCAAAATGTTAAGCCAAGTCGAGTTTGCGTCACAAGAAAATTTATTTATCATTGCCTGCTCGGTCGGCATGGGGCTTGGCGTCACGGCAGTTCCGGACTTATTCGCCGAGCTGCCGGCAAGCATCCGCATTTTAACGGACAGCGGCATTGTTGCCGGCAGCGTCACAGCGATTGTGTTAAATATATTGTTTCACGTCATCCCGAATAAAAAGCGCATCAAACCGGCTTCCTCTGCATATCAACAGCAAGTATCATAA
- a CDS encoding 3-oxoacyl-[acyl-carrier-protein] synthase III C-terminal domain-containing protein, producing the protein MPAILSVGIAAMPYQVKQEETKRYVKQLFAHSFSSIDRMLNVFENGEIRSRSFVRPLEWYKEKHRFSEKNDVYIESAVQYGCEAIRKCLQHPAFLSKPIAYDEINAIFYISSTGLATPSVEARIMNVLPFSPHTKRIPIWGLGCAGGAAGIARAYEYCMAFPNAKVLVIAAEFCSLTFQENDHTKSNLIGTSLFSDGVACVCVAGDKAADAEVRPRVIATQSALMPNSEEVMGWDIRDDGLFVVFSKDIPSLIQSWLKPQVQSFLQKHHLSISDIHHFIAHPGGKKVIDAYEDALGIGKEKTNVSFQVLQEFGNMSSATVYVVLERFMAQPIPPGDYGLLVALGPGFSAEMILLKWE; encoded by the coding sequence ATGCCGGCAATCTTATCTGTTGGAATCGCGGCAATGCCCTATCAAGTAAAGCAAGAAGAAACAAAACGGTATGTAAAGCAGTTATTTGCCCACTCGTTTTCAAGCATTGACAGGATGTTAAACGTGTTTGAAAACGGAGAAATCCGATCGCGGTCATTCGTCCGGCCGCTTGAATGGTATAAAGAGAAACATCGGTTTTCGGAAAAAAACGATGTTTATATAGAAAGCGCGGTTCAATACGGTTGCGAGGCGATCCGAAAATGTTTGCAGCATCCGGCATTTTTGTCCAAACCGATCGCGTACGATGAAATAAATGCGATTTTTTATATCTCCTCAACAGGTTTAGCGACTCCGAGCGTGGAAGCGCGCATCATGAATGTGCTGCCATTTTCCCCGCATACGAAGCGGATTCCGATTTGGGGGCTAGGATGCGCGGGAGGAGCGGCGGGCATTGCTCGCGCGTATGAATATTGCATGGCGTTTCCCAATGCAAAAGTGCTGGTGATTGCGGCGGAATTTTGCAGCTTAACGTTTCAGGAAAATGATCATACGAAAAGCAATTTAATTGGGACTTCGTTGTTTTCCGACGGCGTGGCATGCGTATGCGTCGCGGGGGACAAGGCGGCGGATGCGGAAGTTCGCCCGCGCGTGATCGCAACGCAATCAGCGCTTATGCCCAACTCGGAAGAAGTGATGGGTTGGGACATTCGCGATGATGGATTGTTCGTTGTTTTTTCCAAAGATATTCCTTCTCTTATCCAGTCGTGGTTAAAACCGCAAGTGCAATCGTTTTTGCAAAAACATCATCTATCGATCAGCGACATTCATCATTTTATTGCTCATCCAGGCGGGAAAAAAGTTATCGATGCATACGAAGATGCGCTTGGGATCGGCAAGGAAAAAACAAATGTATCGTTTCAAGTGCTTCAAGAATTTGGCAATATGTCATCCGCGACGGTGTATGTTGTGCTGGAGCGCTTTATGGCGCAACCGATTCCGCCCGGCGACTATGGATTGCTGGTTGCGCTCGGCCCTGGATTTAGCGCGGAAATGATTTTGCTCAAATGGGAGTGA
- a CDS encoding cytochrome c oxidase subunit 2A, translating into MAKAELQQTNPKTKEQESPLKGTLASVFLLGFFIIFSWVSVYFLFLHRL; encoded by the coding sequence ATGGCCAAAGCGGAATTACAACAAACAAATCCAAAAACGAAAGAGCAGGAGTCACCATTAAAAGGCACGCTCGCCTCTGTGTTTTTGCTCGGATTTTTTATTATTTTCTCATGGGTTAGCGTTTATTTCTTATTCTTGCACCGCTTATAA
- a CDS encoding isoprenylcysteine carboxylmethyltransferase family protein, translated as MKEMFYLFFLFIVIERVVELTIARRNERTLKAMGAKEFGVRHYRWIVIMHILFLLSFASESLAKGADLSPRWPLLFGLFVATQGLRVWTLRSLGRFWNTKILVLPNAKVVAKGPYRWLRHPNYLVVVLEMWLIPLMFQAYGTALVFSVANAVMLAIRIDVEEKALKSLTNYADQFDERPRFLPLRPVK; from the coding sequence ATGAAGGAAATGTTTTATCTTTTCTTTCTTTTTATTGTCATCGAGCGCGTCGTCGAATTAACGATAGCAAGGCGGAATGAACGAACGTTAAAGGCGATGGGGGCAAAAGAATTCGGCGTTCGCCATTATCGTTGGATCGTCATCATGCATATATTGTTTTTGCTTTCGTTCGCCTCCGAATCGCTGGCAAAAGGAGCGGATCTTTCCCCGCGGTGGCCGCTTCTTTTCGGCTTGTTTGTTGCCACGCAAGGATTGCGGGTTTGGACATTGCGGTCGCTCGGGAGGTTTTGGAATACAAAAATTTTAGTATTGCCGAACGCGAAAGTGGTTGCAAAAGGACCGTACCGCTGGCTGCGCCATCCAAATTATCTAGTCGTTGTTCTCGAAATGTGGCTCATTCCGCTGATGTTTCAAGCGTATGGGACGGCGCTTGTTTTTTCCGTCGCTAATGCGGTCATGCTGGCGATTCGAATAGATGTGGAAGAAAAAGCGCTGAAGTCATTGACCAATTATGCCGACCAATTTGATGAGCGTCCCCGCTTTTTACCGCTTCGCCCCGTCAAATAG
- a CDS encoding xanthine phosphoribosyltransferase, with protein MRELMEKIMEEGKVLSEHVLKVDRFLNHQVDPQLMKKIGEAFANAFRHEGVTKVLTLESSGISPALMTAYELGVPLLVARKRKPITLSEDLYTAKVYSFTKQEETEIFVSRSLLHCQDHVLIIDDFLANGQAALGLTSIVQQSGASVAGIGAVIEKAFQNGGQLLRSRGFRVVSLARIASMRDGMVQFATEVMCR; from the coding sequence ATGCGCGAGTTAATGGAAAAGATTATGGAAGAAGGAAAAGTGCTTTCCGAACATGTGTTAAAAGTAGATCGCTTTTTAAATCATCAAGTAGACCCTCAACTGATGAAAAAGATTGGTGAAGCGTTTGCCAATGCGTTTCGCCATGAGGGAGTCACAAAAGTGCTAACGCTCGAGTCGTCTGGCATTAGCCCTGCCTTGATGACAGCTTATGAATTAGGTGTTCCGTTATTAGTGGCACGTAAACGAAAGCCAATTACACTTTCGGAAGATTTGTATACGGCGAAAGTGTATTCATTTACAAAACAAGAAGAAACGGAAATTTTTGTTTCCCGGTCGCTTCTCCACTGTCAAGACCATGTTTTGATCATTGACGATTTTTTAGCAAACGGTCAAGCGGCTTTAGGTCTTACGAGCATTGTCCAACAGTCTGGTGCTTCTGTGGCTGGAATTGGCGCTGTAATCGAAAAAGCGTTCCAAAATGGCGGACAGTTGCTTCGCTCCCGCGGATTTCGCGTTGTGTCACTAGCGCGCATTGCGTCAATGCGAGATGGAATGGTCCAGTTTGCGACAGAGGTGATGTGCCGATGA